From Homalodisca vitripennis isolate AUS2020 chromosome 1, UT_GWSS_2.1, whole genome shotgun sequence, the proteins below share one genomic window:
- the LOC124359715 gene encoding TOG array regulator of axonemal microtubules protein 2-like: MSMLEGQQMMGEGSQSAGDGQRDTYATLTTDCGKQISICPMCQGKGYYEEIGQPEICNTKNIDTNKESKIGGLPNIAQPQLSPPSYQLEQLFKANDTKVLSSRMSDSAVPITVLKANTRFPPVHIPNSSGRITSSTTGQVRSSPNNAKVGNFPHLVNLLPTPAKLEKSPEDAARLAAIKLNRDDWETKKAGLEECLQLSHFNPEELEQYMSLVYRAMSSLLNNFRPQVTLFTCQAAREFFAHMRSTCRPEYDELVFALLSRTADTNRYIRLYANDALDKMVTYIPTVHAVRPLVDKGPIHNNPLVRTATARLLTCIVALKTPNAILTHPNLRDTCRKMLETATLLLADNNLDTRGAAKKLMQRFMNEEEFESIYYAEVDEKLRKRVARVFADLKYKIKTQG; this comes from the exons TCAATGTTGGAAGGGCAGCAGATGATGGGAGAGGGGTCACAATCTGCAGGGGATGGCCAGAGAGACACATACGCTACTCTGACAACTGATTGTGGAAAACAGATCTCCATCTGTCCAATGTGTCAGGGAAAAG GATACTATGAAGAGATTGGGCAGCCAGAAATATGCAACACTAAAAATATAGATACAAACAAAGAGTCGAAAATAG GTGGTTTACCCAACATTGCCCAACCACAGCTGAGTCCTCCGTCCTATCAGTTGGAACAGCTGTTCAAAGCTAACGACACCAAAGTACTCAGTAGTAGAATGTCAGATTCAGCAGTTCCAATA ACTGTTTTGAAGGCAAACACAAGATTTCCTCCAGTCCATATTCCAAACTCAAGTGGAAGGATAACAAGCAGTACAACAGGGCAAGTTAGAAGTTC CCCTAACAACGCGAAAGTTGGAAACTTTCCCCATCTTGTCAATCTTTTGCCAACTCCAGCAAAGCTAGAAAAGAGTCCAGAGGACGCGGCTCGACTGGCTGCAATCAAACTAAACCGAGATGACTG GGAAACGAAAAAGGCTGGTTTAGAGGAGTGTCTGCAGCTCTCTCATTTCAACCCCGAAGAGCTTGAACAATACATGAGTCTTGTGTATCGAGCCATGAGCTCACTTCTCAACAACTTCAGGCCACAAGTCACACTGTTCACATGTCAGGCAGCACGCGAGTTCTTCGCTCACATGCGTTCTACTTGCAGACCT GAGTATGACGAACTAGTCTTTGCACTTCTGAGCCGTACTGCCGACACAAATAGATACATAAGATTGTATGCAAATGATGCCCTtgacaaaatggtgacatatatCCCGACAGTTCATGCTGTTAGGCCTCTTGTGGATAAAGGTCCTAT acaCAACAACCCTCTTGTCAGAACTGCTACAGCAAGGCTTCTCACCTGTATTGTGGCACTTAAAACCCCCAATGCTATTCTGACGCATCCAAACCTACGAGATACTTGCAGGAAGATGTTAGAGACTGCCACCTTGCTTCTGGCTGACAATAATCTTGATACTCG aGGTGCAGCAAAAAAACTAATGCAGCGGTTTATGAATGAAGAAGAGTTTGAGAGCATATATTATGCTGAGGTAGATGAGAAATTAAGGAAACGAGTGGCTCGAGTTTTTGCGGATCTAAAGTATAAG ataaaaacacAAGGCTGA